The genomic stretch GGCACGCGCTTAAACCAGAGCTCTTTGGAGATCTGAGCATAGCAGAGACCCATGGTGACCGAGGGTCCCACGAACTGCAAGATAAAAATGAACAGGAAGTACGACTTGTAGGATATTTGCTGGTCGGTGGGCCAGATTTGGCCGCAGAACACCTTGTCCTGAGCATGGGTGTGAGGAATGATGGTCTCGGCGGCGAAGTAGGCGGATGGGATGGCTATGAGCAGTGAGCCGAACCACACCACCCCGATCAGCACCCAGGCAGTCTGATAATTCATTCGAGGCTTCAGTGGGTGCACGATCGCCAGATACCTGGGGTAAAGAGAAGGAACACGAGAACCCATCAAAATACAGTTTTGTAATGAAGAACCGCCGAGTCACCCCATCGAACGGTAATGCGCCACTATATGGCACCGCAATTCGTCCAAAACAATACAGATTTTCACTACTTTATAATCATTTAGCATCTAAACCCATTAATACATAATCCACAGTTTGCCGCTATATCAGAAAGTAATTAAACTCCATAAGACTGGTGTTGAAACTCCAGGAAACTCAAATTTAACAATACTGTTATGCCATGACAACTCACTATTAGATGATCTACCACTAAATCAATTACTGTATTAATATCGTAATCTATCAGAAAGTAAGGCGGATCAACACCTCCAACCCACTAACCCGTCCCTCCACACCGCGAccactactactttatcatttcccgtCAGTTTCACCTCATGTGgcatcactttatgggcatacaatcaatctagGCACATGTTATCTTATTATTTACATTTCTTatgtgttttttaaattattgtgttctttatcttattgtgactTTGCGtggcatcggatccagagtaataattatttcgttctcctttacactggcgtactggaaatgacattaaacaatcttgacttCTGAGTCATTAATTTAACAATATGTGCGACAGTCCATCGCTAACATAACCTTTCCCCGTGTGATACTGTTATCCGCAGCTATACGCCAAGATGTGTACCCCACCTCCCGTAAGTAGTTATTTATCGCCACATCACAGTATGCGAgatttacaatatatatatatatttttaaaaaatgtacagGAACTGAATGTGAATCCACTCGAAAGAAATTAAAGCGCAaagtgatgatttttttttactgaggtgGAAACGACACACAGGGGTATCCAGCGAAAGGATCCAAGACTCAGGGTTTACAAACGCCTAAAAGAAATTATGTTGAAATTTTTGTGGCTAAGGAGACAACGGAAAGTTCTAAGCAACTCAGCAGCATGTGTAGCGAGATTAACCATCCACCCGGAACGTTTCTctgcagacgctgcctggcctgctgcacaTTCCTGCACTGTGCGCTCAGCAGCGTGACATTTACCACGGCTGAGTGAAAGGGGCCGTTTTTAAAAAGCACAAACTCCTTTCGGTATGAAACGGCAAGCCCAACATTTCGCTAAGGAGGAGGTGGAAAATGCGGACTTCATCTTACAGCCTCCACAAACGGaaggttggtggggtgggggaggatagGCAGAAAGAAAGAGTAAACGAGGGAATTCTGTGCCATCCAGATACTTTGTTGTTGACGGAACCGCCTCATGTTCTGTATTATCTTTGTGAAAGTTGAAGATTTCAGAGAGGAAAGTACCAAATGGTGCTGATAGCATTTAGCGTGATCGATGAAAACGCGTGAAATGGAAATCATTTTCCTCTTAAAACTGGGTTCCACTTAGAGTGCCGTGTGCAAGAAATTGTAAAATTGTTTCACTACCGAAAATAAGCCACGTGCATCAAAAGGAATGACATCGATTCATTCACAACATTCATCACTGTTTACTCACACCCAGCATTCCGATTGAAGCGGCTTCTCTTTGTTTAactatttttgtgtgtgtgtgtgaagactCACCGATCTATGGCAATGGCCAGGAGTGCATTTGTGGACACATACAGAGAAACGGTCCGGAGGTAATTGACGGAGGCGCAGAGAATGTGGCCGTGCTCCCACGACAGCTGCTTCACTACGTAGTAATCCATCTCAAAGGGGCAGCACACGATGGCAACCACGAAATCCGAGATGGCCAGGTTGGCGATGAGCAAGTTGGTTAGGTTTCGGAGCTTCTTACAGCGAGCGAGGGTGGCGATGAAGATGAAGTTACCGACACCGCAGATGAGCATGATGCAGACTAACGCGACCCCGACTACTGTCCTGGCCGCCCTGAAGGTCTGGTCTGCCGTGAAGTCCTGCTTCTCCGACCGTAAAACATCGTAGTCAGAGTCCTCGCAGCTCAGATTCTGAGACTGAAGCAGATTTCTCAGATCCAGCTGGTCGGAGTAGGTCTGGTAAACTTCGAGCAAGTCGTTACAGCGGTCCCCCATTGTAGCATCGATTTTAGTCCCGGCGTTTCAAAGTAGAAAGCACTATAAACATAAATAACAGAACACTCAATACTTAGATAAACATTTAAATAGTGAGCGGCACTGGAGGTATAGTACAAATTATTCCAGCCAGGAACACGAACCGTAGTAGATATTTACAATCGCTAAACAAACTTCAGTgtcgttttaaaaaaaagatcaacGGCACATATACTTAAATTCTACTTCGGTAATAAATCTTGGGGATAATACGAAGTAATTTTGCAAGAGAAGATTTTACCATTTAAGATTGTTTTCATAATGGCGATATGCATCAGAGGTAGTCATATAGAACCAAGTTTATATTtaattttctgaaaaaaaaactattttagGCAACAGGAATGCAGTATTTAGCTGATTTTGTTTTCAATATTGACCACACACAACATTAGCATTTCCATTAACATTTATCCGCAGTCTCAGAAATCAGAAGTTAATGCATTGCTGAAGGAACAAAATTTCATTTATTGAACATTATAATTAAAAAGATCCATCAGCTTTGCTTTTAATGCGTACAGCTCTTTGTGAAATTCGCTGCTTATACGAGGAAATCTTCCGTTACCATTACTAAAGTTTATCCAGTTTTCCAAGCCTTGTTTTATCACTCGACCTCGCCACTTCAGCCTCCGGCATGGGTCTGTCGATTGCACTTGGCCATCGCGTTTTCTTGACCAGTGTCTTCGCCTCACGCAATGCGCCAGTGCCTGTGGGAGGAAGAACGGTGCAAGGTTCGACAGATAAAAGAGACAGTGGATTTTATTGCATCAGATTTTTTGCGGAGGACAACTTCTGGCCACAATCAATGGTAAATATCAACAAAGCGAAGCCTCTGACGCAATTCCCCCACAACTGAAACTGGTCTTTTGTACACCTGAGACATACATCCCTTTTGCGGTTCCAAAGTGTAAAAGCGCTtaggttttattttaattttttaaaaatatttaattttaatttttgaaTGCTATTCGGAATCTGGAGACATTTGGCGccgcttttcaatatttgaacgTCTCTCCCAATACTGGTGTTCAACTGGCTATCCGCGAAGCAATGCTAAAGTAagtgcaacatacacaaaatgttggaggactctgaaacaagagaagatcggcgagtgctggaaatccgagcaagacacacaaaatgctgaaggatctctgcaggccaggcagcatctgtggtaaaaAGTACAatggacgtttcgggccgagcacTCCGGCGGGACTCTGAAGAAGGCTCTCGGTCAGAAATAGCGACttgccatttccatagatgctgcctgacctgctaggtctctccaccattttgtgtgtgcgctgattcggatttccagcatctgcagaatttctcatgaaCTAAATTAAATGGCTAAAATGTTATTATCAAGGACTTACTTTGTGACAGCCCATCACAGGTTCTGACTCGATTAGTTATTATCCTCCTTCCTCTACCGAGGTAGTGGGGCCACCTTTCTGGCCCTCGAGACAGAAGGGGATATTTTCAATGCCCACCTCAAGTGATTTACATGATATCTCATTTGATACCCCAGTACGGTTTTGAGGGAATTCTGCAATATTAGAAGTGCCGTTTTTCCAATGAGATGTCGACCTCGTAGATGGGCGTAAAACATCCATGACACGCATTTCAGCAACAGCACTGGAAATCTGTTGTCAGCCAATATTTAGCCTCATATAACTTCATGAATAAAATAATTTTCTCATTATAGATTTAAGGGAAAATGACCTTTTCTAAAGTTGACTTGTCTCCTATGTTACCAGAGCATAACACTTAATTGGATGGAAACTATTTTGGAATTCTATATTGCTATGAATGGTGCTACATAAagtaaaagaaaattataggcttaTTATTTTTCAAAGGGAGAAAAATAGTTTGGAGTAGGATTGATGGAATAAGATTTTTTGAGTTATCATTATACATTAACACCTACAAAGACTCTACATGCAGTCATTTCATGGAGTCATACTTTCTTACTAATGGAATGACACTGAGGTTCTGCATGACCATTCACTGATTTGATGGCTTTTGTCGTGTTTTCTTACTTAACAGATATGGTTGTGTGAATGCTGCTTCAAACAAATGTTGAAGGCATTTAGCTTTGGCTATGGTTTCTTTGAGACTGCAGCTGCACAGACTGTGGTATTAGTGTTGTGATGTGCGAATGGAAAGTAAAATTAAAATCTGCATTTCTTCATAAGAAGCAGAATATGGAGCAGGAAATGAGTCATTGCTTGGTCCAGAAATACAAGAGGTATTGTGGTTATGCGTTCTACTTTTGCTGAAGATTATTGCATGCCACTTTTGATTGTGAATATTACTTGCCTTTATTATTAGCCCTCACCTAAATGTTGCCAGTTAATTCTGTAGGTGTTGGTTACTTTTCATCTGCTGGTGAGTTGCAAATATAATTAAACTTTCTGCAATCATCAACATGTACTCTCATCTTGAGCCATGATAGAAGGCAGGTCTTTGATGAACCAGCTGAATATGGCTGGGCCTAGGACACttgcgactaatatcaaagaagataatgaaagctttttcaagtatgtaaagggtgaaagagagttgagggtagatacaggaccaatagaaaatgacgctggagatactgtagtgagagacgcagagatggcagaggaactgaatgtgtattctgcatcagtcttcgcagtggaagacatctgcagtacagtataccagacattcaaaagTGTCAGAGAAATggagtatgtgcagtgaaaattatgactgagaagttgctcaggaagcttaatggtctgagggtagataaatctcctggacttgatggaatgcaccctcgggttccgaaggaagtagctggagagattgcggaggcattaacaataatctttcaagaattgatagattctggcattgtaccggatgactggaaaattgcaaatgttactccgctatttgaggaggagaggcagcagaaaggaaactgtagatctgttagcctgacatcagtggttgagaaTTTGGTGGAATCGATTGTTAGTGATGTGATTATGGagaacctggaggcacatgacaagataggccaaagtcagcatggtttcctgaaagaaaaatcctgcctgactaacctactgcaattttttgaggaaattacaagcagggtagacaaaggagatgcagtacttggtacttggattttcagaaggtctttgacaaggtgctgcaatgAGGTTGCATagcaagctaagagcccatggaattacaggggaattactagcatgggtggagcattggctgatcggcagtaaacagagagtgggaataaaggaatcttATTCTGGCCTGATTCCAGTTACCagtagagttccacaggggtcagtgttgggaccgctgctttttatgacgtatgtcaatgatttggactatgggattaatggatttgtggctaaatttgccgatgatacaaagataggtggagtagcaggtagtgttgtggaaacagaaagcctgcagagagacttagatagtttaggggaatgggcaaagaagtagcaaatgaaatacaatgttggaaagtgtatggtcatgcactttgatggaagaaataaacaggcagactattatttagatggtgagcgaattcaaaatgcagagatgcaaagggacttgggagtccttgtgcaggataccctaaaggttaacctcccgGATGAGTTGGTTATGAAGAAggcgaatacaatgttggcattcatttctagaggtagagaatataagagcagggttgtgatgttgaggctctatagaacactcatgagaccacacttggagtattgtgtgcagttttgggctcctattttagaaaggatatactgacattggagagggttcagagaggattcacaagaatgattccaggaatgaaagggttaccgtatgaggaacatctggcagctcttgggctgtattccctggagttcaggagaatgaggggggatctcatagaaacattccaaatgttaaaaggcctgaaaagattagatatagcaaagttatttcccattgtaggggactctaggacaagagagcacgtcttcaggattgaaagacatccatttagaacagagatgcagagaaattactttagacagaaggtggtaaatctgtggaatttgttgccacaagcggctgtggaggccaagtcattgggtgcatttaaggcagagatagataggttcttgattagcctggacatcaaagggtatggggagaaggcaggggagtggggataactggaagaattggatcagcccatgattgaatggtggagcagactcaatgggccaaatggcctacttctgctcctatatcttatgatcttacttCCTTGAGTCCTTGAGGAACTCCTGTAAAGATGTCCTAATGCTGGGATGACTGAACAGAAACCATCACAGCCATATACTACACTTAGTGCAAGCTAACCACAAGAGTGTTTTTGCTGTAATGTCCATTGTCTACATAGAATCAAAATAagagtcaggtttattttcacagacaaattgtgaaatttgttgttttatggcagcagtgcagtgcagataTTAATAATCAATGTACATTACAATAGATGGAACTGCAGATGGATGACCTTTGGcacattcgggagaatgaggaggagctacagggaggtagttaccacTACACGTCAGGAGGAAAGTACGTGGGagactgtcaggagaaagaagggaatagtcagccagtgcagagtacccctgtggccatttgtATAATGTTGGAGGAGATGACCTAACAGGGGAAACTGCAATGATTGGCTGTCTGGCGCTGAAtcaggctctgtggctcagaggagaaggagggaggagagaagtgcagtagtgatagggaattccATAGTTAGAGAAATAGTCAAGGGATTCTGTGGGTttgaaagagacacctggatggtgtgttgcctctcaggtgccagggtcagggatgtcttggatcaagTCTACAGCATCCTaaaaggggagggtgaacagctagaactcatggtacatattggtataaacaacataggtaggaaaagggaggaggtcctgaagagagatgaaagggagttaggtagaaagctgaaaagcaggacctcaagggtagggATTCTTGGATTGCTGCTTctgccatgtttcagtgagggtgagaataggacaatttggcagatgaatgtgtggctgaggatttggtgcagggggcagggtatcagatttctggatcaataGGATCTGTTTTGGAGAAGGTATAACCTGTTAAAAAAAAATGGGTTGCTTTCAAGGGGCATCAATATCCTTGAGAGTAGGCTTGCTACAGTTgtaggggagggtttaaactaatttggcagggagattggaaccagagtgatagggctgaggatggggcagttgataCATACAAGTAGATATACTGTAAGTAGTGAGACTGTAAGGAAGGACaggcgtcttcaggctcctacacctcctccccaatggtggtaatgagaagtggacatgtcctgggtggtgatgattctgaatgatggatgctgcctacctgaggcaatgccttttgaagatgccctccaTGCAgaggcttgtgcctgtgatggagctggcagagtctaCAAACCTCTCCGCCTCATTACAATTCTGCACACtgccacccccataccagacagtgatgcaaacagtcagaatgctctccacggtacctcTACAGAAATCTTCTAGAGTCTTTGGTtacatctcacatctccaagATATCAATGGCACTTTGATCTCACTTCTGGACTTCAGTTCCTTGATCCATATTTGGAATGAAGGCGAGATGAGGTTTGGAGTAAAATAGATCTGGTGAAATCCTGACTACACATTGGTGAACAAGTTATTGAGAGATAGTTTGATGATCACTTAGTCTTATAGGGACTGCAGTCTGATTGGCTGAGGTTTCTGGTGCCCGATTATCGCCGCATCATGGGATCACTGCAGGAATTCCACAGAAAAATATTCCCGTGCTGAaatcatcttcagctgcttcatcaatgagttACACTTTGTTATAAGGATAACTCCATAATGGAAAAGGAAACAAAAGAAAGTCAAGAGAACTTATTTTATTGCAGGAAGTTATATAAAATATATTGTCCACAATAAATGATGTCGGAAGCTAAAATTACTTTTGAAAGGAGACCAGCGGCAAAGCTGTTGGAATGAGCATTAACATGAGAACAATTAGATAGTACTTTGAGGGTCAGCAACAGATAGGGTAGACCTAATGTTCTGACCATTTTAAGAGTCTGAGTCTTTAATAGAACTTGTTTCAGTGCTCTATTGCAGCTTGGgttaataaatttaaaaaaaaacaagatttgaaGTTCAACCTATAGCTCAACCATTCTTCTCCAATGCAAATATTGTTCATGTCTAAATTAATTGCTTGCACTTGGTTGAGTCCATCATACCAGTTTCACTTGCCAATAATACTATAATTATCCTGCTTGTATCTGTAACCTCCTTGACCCTATCAGCAAGGCCCTGTATGGTATGCAAGACCTTGCATAATAAATCAGGTTTGGTGGATGAGTCAGAACAAGGCCAGCCCATGAACTGCTGTGAAAACCTTTGACAGACTACAAAGTCATCCAAAGCTGCCAGATacagtggttgaggcaggcacattagCAATATTTAAAATCCATCTTGTTAAGTACCTCGATGGGAGAGGTTTCAAGAGCTATGGGCCATGTGTGCAGACGAGACAAGCTCTCTGGCCAGCAGAGTCAGTATGGATGagtttggctgaagggcctgtttctaagctGCAAGACTATGCCCCTGTGGCTAAAGCTACAAATCAGCTTTGACAACTGTCAAAGTTGACGAGATTTCCCAATGTTGTTGAATGGTCTTGATGTTAAATATTTAAACAAAGGGAAGCTAGGGCATTTTTGTATTCACTACTGGGGCTGCTATGAAATCTAACAACTGAATGGAGTAACACATTTGCTGGCAGGTTCTGTTCACAAGTTAGGAATTTCCACGTTCAATCACAGTTGCACTGCTGACATCAAAGTTAAGAATCTGCCAGAAATTCTGTGTTAGTGATTAGGACAAGGCTAATTTTGTGGCACTTTCTATTCCATTTCTACACTTTAATCAGTGCAGTGGAATTAGATACACATTATTATTTCCAAATTAGATTCTGATTTTAATGCAAAAATGGAAACCTGGTCACTCCCTTGATTTTCCACATATGCTTTACCTACTTTTGGCTCACATTTAGAGTTGTCTTGGGAAATCAGAGGAGAAATAATTTTGCAAGTACCACTATAGAGGCAGCTATTTCAAATACTTACGGTCATAGTAGTATAAATAAGAGTTAAATATTAAATAAAGAGAGGAAATAAGCACAAATAGAAGTTATTTTAATGGAAAAAAATCAGCCTTTAAAAAAGCTTAGTTCAATTGAAGCCTTTAAAAAAGCTTAGTTCAATTGGAATGAAGCACTGGCTGCAAGATAACTGGCAAATGGAAACAGTTAGTGAGGAGACACTGACTAACATGATATAAGTTAAAGGTTCACATAATATTTAGAATATTGGAAATAAGTAGGAAAAAATCTGAATTAAATAAGATTTAATTTTGCAATAGGGCATTCTGCTGCTTGTGTCATTTCCACCTTTCATTGAGATTATGACTGATTTGTAATTATTCATATgcggatatgacagggtcttttaagagactcctggataggtacatggagcttagaaaaatagaaggctatggcaTTCTATtctcggtaatttctaaagtaattacatgtttggcacagcattgttggccgaagggcctgtattgtgctgtatgttttctatgtttttatgtttcataTCCTTTAATATCTTTTATTAAAAATGTATCAGTCCCAGATTTAAGATTAACAATTAGTGTCTCTATGTCAAATATGCTTAAGATCCAGAAACTTTAGTTAAGTTGCTGAAAAATGAAACAGGTAAATGTTGGAGATCCGAagcaaaacagaaaatgttagaagcCCTCAGCATTTGTGAGAAGAGAAACTTATCATTTCAGATTCAGGACCTTTTAGCAACTCACTCCTCAATCGTCAATATTTTAGGGCAAATTACTtatgtaccttctccctgtacttTAAGTTATGAATTGAGGTATCATTCTATTATTTCCACTAATGCCAAGATATCCTTTTTCCAATGCCATGCTCAGAACTGTTCATGGAGCTCCATCAGGCCTTCATATAGCAGGTTTAATTTCCACCCCTTGTACTCCAGTCTGCTAAAGGCTTTCATGTCAGTGCAAATACTGAATATTTTCACCACATGACAATGTTTTTAATGGTCCATTTAGATAAGCCCTAGATTTCTTTGACCTCCACTGCTTCAGTCTATTCTATCATTTTTAGTATCAAATTGGagaatttctttttgtttttgttaaTAAGTTATCTGCCAGAACATTAACCATTCCcataatttattatccctgtggaattttatgcTCCCCCCTGCAATGTCTATGTTGCCTTTGTGTTTTTGGGAAAATTGGGTATTACTCTTTACAACTAAGTTTCGTATATAAAAGATGCCCAAACAGAGATTTAGATTCTGTCAATATAAATACTTGACCTTATTTCTAGTTTCTTTCCTCTGTTCTTCTACCAATTGCTTCAATTCTTGCTATTTGCTTCATGTGATGTATTTTATCAGTTGGCTTTTGGAAGCCTCTGCAAATAGCATTCATAGGCATTTCTCCATCCACCACTTCTTCAGAACAGGCATAACCCAACTTTCATGGATCTTTAAAAAAAGAGGAATTTAACAATTTTATTTCAAATGTACTCTTGGAATGCCAAGCTATCAGGACTGGAATAAGAAAGTTGGGAATGAAGAAAAAGCCAAGAGGAGGAACTATGACAATGTGTTTCACTGTTATTTTTCCAGAGGGAGATACTTAAGGCCTACGCAGCCAAACAACATGGCAGTATGGCAAGATTTCCTTAATGCCTGAATTCTCAATGCCAGCTGCTTTGTGAACACTCTGAAAGATTTACTGTACATGCCCCTCATCCTCAGGAGCAGGTAAAAATCAAAAGTTGAAACACGGGAGAGAAAACCTGGAGCTGAAGGTACTTAATATTCTCCTTTTTTTGTGCTTGAATGTATAAGCTGACTTTTTCTGGCAAATCTTCACACCAGTTCCTTATATTTTATTatccaagacttttcattgtGGGAACCATCTGTTCCAGATGGTTTTACTTAAAAGTGTATAGCAAAAAATACTAAGCTTATTTCATAGAGTATTTTTGATATTGTTTAGAGTCTGCATGCTATTTAATATTTGGAAAACAGTGCAGTGTAAAAACTAGATAATTCATCCAATAAAAATATCCAATCTGTTTACTGTATATCTGCATTAATATTGAGACTCATTCATGTATTTCATTAGAGTTGTATTACAACAAAATTGTATGCATTCACAACCAATGCAATATGAAGAAATATGAAGTTTGATGATGGGTTTGCTGTTAACTGAAAAGTCCAGGTCTTTAGGCTAATTTCAAGTTTAATCCCTCTACTGTTATTCACTGACTGTGATTGTTGTTTATACAAATTCAATGCAAAATGTACaacatttttattaattttatatCTATTTTATGTTATTACATATATCTTTAATGCCCAGGCATGCATATGCAGCACACAGATTTAAACAGACAGTACACTTTTGTTGATTAATCAGTATTATAAACTACTTTAATTTTAACTATCTGATTGAGTTGTAATACATAGAATAAATCATGGTGTCAAatctcagagttcaaagtaatctCATTGTAATTTAAGCCATTACTTTGGATTCAACTAGGGAGATGAAAATACTATTATTTTACAACTGGGCAACCACCAATGCAGTTTTTGAACAATGCATTTAACTTTCTCCTTATGTCAATACACTTACATTCTTTGTCAATATTATTCACTCTCACTGAGATCCTCGTGCAATTATCAGGAGGGGCCAGTTGcggtaggactcaagtgcagaccaatgaatgttcttttaccaggattttattagcggccacaggggcaacagtctttcaacacCAGGAGGCAGGCACGAAGCCGGAATGGTAGGTGGAAGTCTTACCTGGGAAAGGCTGTCCGGCGAGGGCAGACGATTACGGGTGCTTCAGGCAAGAATCAGGTTCCAAACAGGCAGAATCCAGAAAcacagaattcaacaatttctgTTGGCAATAGCAGGCTGGAATGACTCAGTTCAGGACTGGGATGAAcaggcagagagtgtgagtcgaggcagggtttaagtggaCCGGGTAATAAGcgagaacagaaacaggtgggtgctattgaggagataagtgagtaattggcgagagtccaattagggaaggggctggttcaaagcccacatggccatgtgaaagaaggtagaatttaagggctgtcgtggtccagagctatcagcagagcccctttgacccagtgttcaggccggaTCCTTAACAGCAAGTGATATTGCACTCATATCTACGATCACACAAATTACACCATAACAGGC from Hemitrygon akajei chromosome 7, sHemAka1.3, whole genome shotgun sequence encodes the following:
- the prokr1b gene encoding LOW QUALITY PROTEIN: prokineticin receptor 1b (The sequence of the model RefSeq protein was modified relative to this genomic sequence to represent the inferred CDS: deleted 1 base in 1 codon) — encoded protein: MGDRCNDLLEVYQTYSDQLDLRNLLQSQNLSCEDSDYDVLRSEKQDFTADQTFRAARTVVGVALVCIMLICGVGNFIFIATLARCKKLRNLTNLLIANLAISDFVVAIVCCPFEMDYYVVKQLSWEHGHILCASVNYLRTVSLYVSTNALLAIAIDRYLAIVHPLKPRMNYQTAWVLIGVVWFGSLLIAIPSAYFAAETIIPHTHAQDKVFCGQIWPTDQQISYKSYFLFIFILQFVGPSVTMGLCYAQISKELWFKRVPGNETEQIRRRLRCRRKTVLMLLGILTVFILCWAPYYGFTIVRDFYPTLVLKEKHYIAVFYMVECIAMSNSMINTVFFVTVKNNTVKYFKKVVLLRWKSTQCGSSKSTQELDVRTTGGPLSEVVDQVQLKNVFKDKGAY